In one Sander lucioperca isolate FBNREF2018 chromosome 7, SLUC_FBN_1.2, whole genome shotgun sequence genomic region, the following are encoded:
- the LOC116038623 gene encoding troponin I, slow skeletal muscle-like — MQGKSIAASLTRLEAQGAVRLQEEREFETIMADQPKKSKISSSRRLGLKIRLLTVAAQMLQEEKEQKMKEREAALAERVPPLNLSGLSLQELQDLCKDLHHKIDVVDEEWYDIGLKVTKNDKEIENMNLKIIEIQSKFKKPTLKRVKISAEAMLSVLLGSKHSQSIDFKANLKTVKKEEEKKEEVTDWRKNVEAMSGMEGRKKLFDASGN, encoded by the exons ATGCAAGG AAAGTCAATTGCTGCCTCCCTCACACGTTTGGAGGCTCAAGGAGCTGTTCGGCTTCAAGAAG AGCGGGAATTTGAGACAATCATGGCTGATCA ACCT AAAAAATCAAAGATCTCCTCCTCTCGAAGGCTGGGGTTGAAG ATTAGACTGTTGACAGTCGCTGCTCAGATGCTGCAGGAGGAGAAGGAGCAGAAGATGAAGGAGAGAGAAGCTGCTCTAGCAGAACGAGTTCCTCCTCTAAATCTGTCTGGTCTGTCTTTGCAAGAGCTTCAG GATCTTTGCAAAGACTTGCACCACAAGATTGATGTCGTAGATGAGGAGTGGTATGATATCGGCCTCAAGGTGACCAAAAATGACAAGGAG ATTGAAAACATGAACCTGAAGATCATTGAGATTCAGAGTAAGTTCAAGAAGCCGACCCTGAAGAGAGTGAAAATCTCAGCTGAAGCCATGCTGAGCGTTCTGCTGGGCTCCAAACACTCACAGTCCATCGACTTCAAGGCCAACCTCAAAACAGTCAAGAAGGAAGAGGAAAAG AAGGAGGAGGTGACTGACTGGCGTAAGAATGTGGAGGCAATGTCTGGTATGGAGGGCAGGAAGAAGCTGTTTGACGCCTCCGGCAACTAA
- the tnni4b.2 gene encoding troponin I4b, tandem duplicate 2 isoform X2 — translation MSEGQKKSKISASRRLALKTKLLKIAAVMLEKENEEKKLEREATLGERVPLLQLSGLSMQDLQALCKDMHHKIDVVDEERYDIDAKVTKNYKEIENLSQKIFELKGKMKRPALKRVKISADAMLGALLGARVKESVDFKANLKTVKKEEEKKEEVTDWRKNVEAMSGMEGRKKLFNAGQ, via the exons ATGTCTGAAGG ACAG AAAAAGTCAAAGATCTCTGCATCTCGCAGACTGGCTCTCAAG ACCAAGCTGCTGAAAATTGCAGCTGTGATGTTGGAGAAGGAGAATGAGGAAAAGAAACTGGAGAGAGAAGCCACTTTGGGTGAGAGAGTCCCTCTACTTCAGCTATCTGGTTTGTCCATGCAGGACCTTCAG gCTCTGTGCAAAGATATGCATCATAAGATCGATGTCGTAGATGAAGAGCGCTATGATATTGATGCCAAAGTGACTAAAAATTACAAGGAG ATTGAAAATCTGTCTCAGAAGATCTTTGAGCTGAAGGGTAAAATGAAGCGACCTGCTCTCAAGAGGGTGAAGATCTCTGCTGACGCCATGCTGGGAGCTCTGCTGGGCGCTAGAGTCAAAGAGTCTGTGGACTTCAAGGCCAACCTGAAGACTgtgaagaaagaggaggagaag AAAGAGGAGGTGACTGACTGGCGTAAAAACGTGGAGGCCATGTCTGGTATGGAGGGCAGGAAGAAGCTGTTTAATGCCGGGCAGTAG
- the tnni4b.2 gene encoding troponin I4b, tandem duplicate 2 isoform X1, translating into MLPYRSLDDSGPVNKRQKPIMSEGQKKSKISASRRLALKTKLLKIAAVMLEKENEEKKLEREATLGERVPLLQLSGLSMQDLQALCKDMHHKIDVVDEERYDIDAKVTKNYKEIENLSQKIFELKGKMKRPALKRVKISADAMLGALLGARVKESVDFKANLKTVKKEEEKKEEVTDWRKNVEAMSGMEGRKKLFNAGQ; encoded by the exons ATGTTGCCATACCGAAGTCTGGATGACTCTGGCCCAGTCAACAAGAG ACAAAAACCAATCATGTCTGAAGG ACAG AAAAAGTCAAAGATCTCTGCATCTCGCAGACTGGCTCTCAAG ACCAAGCTGCTGAAAATTGCAGCTGTGATGTTGGAGAAGGAGAATGAGGAAAAGAAACTGGAGAGAGAAGCCACTTTGGGTGAGAGAGTCCCTCTACTTCAGCTATCTGGTTTGTCCATGCAGGACCTTCAG gCTCTGTGCAAAGATATGCATCATAAGATCGATGTCGTAGATGAAGAGCGCTATGATATTGATGCCAAAGTGACTAAAAATTACAAGGAG ATTGAAAATCTGTCTCAGAAGATCTTTGAGCTGAAGGGTAAAATGAAGCGACCTGCTCTCAAGAGGGTGAAGATCTCTGCTGACGCCATGCTGGGAGCTCTGCTGGGCGCTAGAGTCAAAGAGTCTGTGGACTTCAAGGCCAACCTGAAGACTgtgaagaaagaggaggagaag AAAGAGGAGGTGACTGACTGGCGTAAAAACGTGGAGGCCATGTCTGGTATGGAGGGCAGGAAGAAGCTGTTTAATGCCGGGCAGTAG
- the LOC116038624 gene encoding troponin I, slow skeletal muscle-like — protein sequence MSEGPRKPKYSATRRLHLKSKLLKRAASMLVAESEEKKHEKERVVNESYPPLKLSGLSVEELQNLCKDLHHKIDVVDEVRYDMEVKVVKNDTEIQMLSQKIIGLKGAKRPNLKRVKKTTDDMLGACSDNSKLMKADFKAKLKTVKKEEEKKEEVTDWRKNVEAMSGMEGRKKLFNAGK from the exons ATGTCTGAGGG ACCG AGAAAGCCAAAATATTCAGCAACACGCCGGCTGCATTTAAAG TCCAAACTGTTGAAGAGGGCAGCTTCTATGCTGGTGGCTGAAAGTGAAGAGAAGAAACACGAGAAGGAGAGAGTTGTGAATGAGAGCTACCCTCCACTAAAGCTGTCAGGTCTGTCAGTCGAGGAGCTCCAG AATCTTTGCAAAGACCTACATCATAAGATTGATGTTGTAGATGAAGTTCGTTATGATATGGAGGTTAAGGTAGTCAAAAATGACACAGAG ATCCAGATGCTGTCTCAGAAGATCATTGGGCTGAAGGGGGCAAAGAGGCCCAACTTGAAGAGGGTGAAGAAAACTACAGATGACATGCTGGGTGCATGCTCCGACAACTCCAAACTCATGAAAGCTGACTTCAAGGCCAAACTTAAGACAgtgaagaaagaggaagaaaag AAGGAAGAAGTGACTGACTGGCGTAAGAACGTGGAGGCCATGTCTGGTATGGAGGGCAGGAAGAAGCTGTTTAATGCAGGAAAATAA